A genomic stretch from Streptomyces venezuelae ATCC 10712 includes:
- a CDS encoding phosphatase PAP2 family protein: MRKPRWWAELSLIAVVYAAYTCGRLLVRGDEASAVGHGLAVLRLERLLGVDVERPLNRLFTDVPALGVPADFAYASLHYLVTPAILVWLFRRRPAHYRAARTWLMASTLLGLVGFTLLPTCPPRLLDPAYGFTDTMAHFSAYGWWGGEASAPRGLGGMTNQYAAMPSLHVGWALWCGVMLWRYGRTPATRALGVAYPLLTTLVVMGTANHYLLDAVAGAAVMGAGLLLTRYALRRAGWRRGTAEAPPVVSGGCETSTGERIPGQRSVPTSPTDASPAPR; the protein is encoded by the coding sequence ATGCGCAAGCCACGCTGGTGGGCCGAGTTGTCGCTGATCGCGGTCGTGTACGCGGCGTACACCTGCGGGCGGCTGCTGGTGCGCGGCGACGAGGCCTCGGCCGTGGGGCACGGTCTTGCCGTCCTGCGCCTCGAACGGCTCCTCGGCGTCGACGTCGAGCGGCCGCTGAACCGGCTGTTCACGGACGTGCCCGCGCTCGGGGTCCCGGCGGACTTCGCGTACGCCTCGCTGCACTACCTCGTCACCCCGGCGATCCTGGTCTGGCTCTTCCGCCGCCGCCCGGCGCACTACCGGGCCGCCCGCACCTGGCTGATGGCGTCCACGCTGCTGGGTCTCGTCGGCTTCACCCTGCTGCCGACCTGCCCGCCGCGGCTGCTCGACCCGGCGTACGGCTTCACCGACACCATGGCGCACTTCAGCGCGTACGGCTGGTGGGGCGGCGAGGCCAGCGCGCCGCGCGGGCTCGGCGGCATGACCAACCAGTACGCGGCGATGCCCAGCCTCCACGTGGGCTGGGCACTGTGGTGCGGGGTGATGCTCTGGCGGTACGGGAGGACGCCCGCGACCAGGGCCCTCGGGGTGGCGTATCCGCTGCTCACCACGCTCGTCGTGATGGGCACCGCCAACCACTACCTGCTCGACGCGGTCGCCGGCGCGGCCGTGATGGGCGCCGGTCTGCTGCTCACCCGGTACGCGCTGCGGCGCGCCGGGTGGCGGCGCGGGACGGCGGAAGCGCCCCCGGTTGTCAGTGGCGGATGCGAGACTTCCACGGGTGAGCGCATCCCTGGACAGCGGTCTGTCCCGACCTCCCCGACCGACGCCTCGCCGGCTCCTCGCTGA
- a CDS encoding histidine phosphatase family protein, protein MAPRILLARHGQTEWSLLGRHTGRTDIPLLDEGRRGAKLLGERLHRGPWQGLPGVEVRTSPLVRASETCELAGFGERAEPWDALMEWDYGAYEGLTPAQIQDIQPGWFIWRDGVRDGESLAQLSARADEVVNWARSADRDVLVFAHGHILRSIGARWLGEDVSFASRIRLDPTSLSVLGWAYGAPAMERWNDTGHLE, encoded by the coding sequence ATGGCACCGCGCATCCTGCTCGCCCGGCACGGCCAGACCGAGTGGTCACTTCTCGGCCGGCACACCGGCAGGACCGACATACCCCTGCTCGACGAGGGGCGGCGCGGAGCGAAGCTGCTCGGTGAGCGCCTGCACCGCGGCCCCTGGCAGGGCCTGCCCGGCGTGGAGGTGCGCACCAGTCCGCTGGTCCGCGCGAGCGAGACCTGCGAGCTGGCCGGCTTCGGCGAGCGGGCCGAGCCCTGGGACGCGCTGATGGAGTGGGACTACGGGGCGTACGAGGGGCTGACCCCGGCGCAGATCCAGGACATCCAGCCGGGCTGGTTCATCTGGCGCGACGGCGTCCGGGACGGCGAGTCCCTCGCGCAGCTGTCGGCGCGCGCCGACGAGGTCGTGAACTGGGCCCGCTCGGCCGACCGTGACGTCCTGGTCTTCGCCCACGGGCACATCCTGCGCTCGATCGGCGCCCGCTGGCTCGGCGAGGACGTCTCCTTCGCCTCCCGCATCCGCCTCGACCCGACGAGCCTGTCGGTCCTCGGCTGGGCGTACGGCGCCCCCGCGATGGAGCGCTGGAACGACACCGGGCACCTGGAGTAG